From the Brassica napus cultivar Da-Ae chromosome A8, Da-Ae, whole genome shotgun sequence genome, one window contains:
- the LOC106403128 gene encoding uncharacterized protein LOC106403128, with amino-acid sequence MVFEICSICGEWKLINGIHWDFIVDDQRGSSLSMIHEDISYNDLIVAVLEDFGIDGNRNSVNLSYASPSKLNFGTKELPPAFIRNDRQVTSYLSKLKENGDLHLCVTIKRRTQLSPMIMSNMIQPRGGNSNHDLPIAGTSNPRETGTQKSPLIMSNMIQTQDEISSTHDSPIAGSSNVFERGTKTHAETEWNSIQRVDEVSGIQHTCISDSLISPSSGLVSNKRGLDSIGLAVYGSGKSKLPSFSSRRGRESMGEDILSPSCGDDDDLFCGKFFKDKKEMSTKLRLHAVSKSFEFHTEYSDKTRYVLSCVDERCSWSFRAKSVKGSQSFFVRHYVSKHTCDTSLRTVSHRQATAKLLGTMVSNHYEGGKIGLKPKQIMEKARNDHGVVITYSKAWRSQEHGQDIARGTPDDSYEALPSWFHMIKEKNPGSVTFIEVDAVGKFKYAFLSLGPSIRGFKLMRKVLSVDGAHLKSKYKGTLLAATAQDGNFHLYPIAFAIVDSENEASWSWFMKCLKTIIPDEEDLVFVSDRAASIEKALLQHYPVAHHGICIFHFQKNVQDNFKSSTLVPLVVEAGYAYTKADFDCYFQEIEESDIVLADYLRKADFRKWTRAYSPANRFNIMTSNLAESINSLLKVSREYPIVCLFDTIRMIMTKWFTERREEGVRHMHPVTVEVGNKMKELYDFTSRFLEVSKINDSEFEVKGDTRDQVVNFQTRHCSCFVFDIEKFPCAHAIAAAKSGNKHENDYVDEFFSNERFTLAYSESVYPVGDKTYWDIPPHVASFVCRPPSTRFPSGRRKKKRIPSSWEYGKYRPISKPSPKAYKCSRCGQKGHNKGSCVRPI; translated from the exons ATGGTGTTCGAAATTTGTTCTATATGTGGAGAATGGAAACTAATAAATGGAATTCACTGGGATTTCATAGTGGATGATCAACGAGGATCCTCTCTTAGTATGATTCATGAAGATATCAGCTACAATGATTTGATTGTGGCTGTTTTAGAAGATTTTGGAATTGATGGCAACAGAAACAGTGTAAATCTTAGCTATGCCTCACCTTCAAAATTAAACTTTGGTACAAAAGAGCTTCCTCCAGCATTTATTAGGAATGATCGTCAAGTAACATCTTATCTGAGCAAACTTAAGGAGAATGGAGACCTTCATCTATGTGTAACCATTAAG agAAGAACTCAATTATCACCAATGATTATGTCAAATATGATCCAGCCACGGGGTGGAAATAGTAATCATGATTTGCCTATTGCTGGAACTAGTAATCCGCGTGAG aCAGGAACACAAAAATCACCATTGATTATGTCAAACATGATTCAGACACAAGATGAAATTTCTAGTACTCATGATTCGCCTATTGCTGGAAGTAGTAATGTATTTGAG AGAGGAACAAAAACACACGCGGAGACTGAATGGAACAGCATTCAGAGAGTTGACGAAGTCTCTGGTATACAACATACTTGTATTAGCGACAGTCTTATTTCTCCTTCAAGTGGTCTTGTTAGCAATAAG AGAGGATTGGACTCGATTGGACTTGCTGTATATGGGTCTGGAAAGTCAAAATTGCCATCTTTCTCCAGTAGACGTGGTAGAGAAAGCATGGGAGAAGATATCTTGTCTCCCAGttgtggtgatgatgatgatttgttCTGCGGGAAGTTTTTCAAGGATAAAAAGGAAATGAGCACAAAGTTGAGGTTGCATGCAGTTAGTAAAAGCTTTGAGTTCCACACAGAATATTCAGACAAAACACGTTATGTTCTTAGTTGTGTGGATGAAAGATGCAGTTGGAGTTTTCGTGCAAAATCAGTTAAAGGATCTCAGAGTTTTTTTGTTCGTCATTATGTATCTAAACATACTTGTGACACTTCTCTGAGAACTGTTAGTCATCGGCAAGCTACTGCAAAATTGTTGGGAACTATGGTCAGCAATCATTATGAAGGAGGAAAGATTGGGCTGAAACCTAAACAGATCATGGAAAaagctagaaatgatcatggtGTTGTGATTACATATTCAAAGGCTTGGAGGTCTCAAGAGCACGGCCAAGATATAGCTAGGGGTACTCCTGATGACAGTTATGAAGCTTTGCCCAGTTGGTTTCAcatgataaaagaaaagaatccaGGTTCTGTGACTTTTATCGAAGTTGATGCTGTTGGGAAATTCAAATACGCATTTTTGTCGCTTGGTCCATCTATCAGAGGGTTTAAGTTGATGAGGAAGGTACTTTCTGTTGATGGTGCCCATCTGAAATCAAAGTATAAAGGGACTCTACTTGCTGCCACAGCACAAGATGGTAATTTTCACTTGTATCCTATAGCTTTTGCTATAGTTGATTCTGAGAATGAAGCCTCATGGAGTTGGTTTATGAAATGTCTGAAAACCATCATTCCTGATGAAGAGGATTTGGTTTTTGTCTCTGATCGTGCGGCCTCTATTGAAAAAGCTCTTTTACAACATTATCCTGTTGCTCACCATGGAATCTGCATCTTTCACTTTCAAAAGAATGTCCAGGACAATTTCAAAAGTTCAACACTTGTCCCTTTGGTTGTTGAAGCTGGTTATGCCTACACCAAAGCTGATTTCGATTGCTATTTTCAAGAGATTGAGGAGTCCGACATTGTATTAGCAGATTATCTTCGTAAAGCAGACTTCAGGAAGTGGACCCGAGCTTATTCTCCTGCTAATCGCTTCAACATCATGACGTCAAACTTGGCCGAATCTATAAATTCTTTGCTGAAAGTGAGTCGTGAGTATCCAATTGTCTGTCTTTTTGACACTATTAGGATGATAATGACTAAGTGGTTCACTGAACGACGTGAGGAAGGAGTTCGTCACATGCACCCTGTCACTGTCGAAGTGGGGAACAAGATGAAGGAGCTATATGATTTTACGTCTCGCTTCCttgaagtttccaaaatcaATGATTCAGAGTTTGAGGTTAAGGGAGATACAAGAGATCAAGTGGTGAATTTTCAAACAAGGCATTGTTCATGTTTTGTGTTTGATATTGAGAAGTTTCCTTGTGCTCATGCAATTGCCGCTGCAAAATCTGGGAATAAGCACGAAAATGATTATGTCGATGAGTTTTTCTCCAATGAAAG GTTTACACTAGCATATTCAGAGAGTGTATATCCTGTTGGTGATAAAACATATTGGGATATTCCTCCCCATGTAGCTTCGTTTGTTTGTCGCCCTCCATCTACACGCTTTCCTAGTGGGAGGAGGAAAAAAAAGAGGATACCAAGTTCGTGGGAGTATGGAAAATATCGGCCCATATCTAAACCATCACCCAAGGCTTACAAATGCAGCAGATGTGGACAGAAAGGACACAACAAAGGTAGTTGTGTAAGGCCTATTTGA